The proteins below are encoded in one region of Apium graveolens cultivar Ventura chromosome 4, ASM990537v1, whole genome shotgun sequence:
- the LOC141717413 gene encoding coiled-coil domain-containing protein SCD2-like isoform X2 — protein MDHAPSVRSTSTGRPASVRSAQVVKPSRTSLRTPVAVPPIDPPSNRLRDNRFTADRGHVDLKDTGNREASALRDELDMLQEENEIVIDKLRRAEQKREEAEARARELEKQVASLGEGVSLEAKLLSRKEAALRQREAALKAAKQTKDGREDEIAALRAEIENVKDETASTVEQLREAESEAKALRTMTQRMILTHEEMEEVVLKRCWLSRYWGQALKYGICADIAVSKHEHWSSFAPLPFEVIISAGQKAKEESWDGGNDSERSNLVRDFNDLSGEGNIESMLSVEMGLRELASLKVEDAVVLALAQHRRPNLIRQSSDLKSPSDPKFTEAYELSQEETEDVLFKEAWLTYFWRRAKVHGVEEDIAEDRLQFWISRSGQSPTSHDAVDVERGLTELRKLSIEQQLWEASRREFDQQALSNGNSKVPLEPEDASL, from the exons ATGGATCATGCTCCTTCAGTTCGTTCAACTTCAACTGGAAGACCAGCATCTGTTCGATCAGCACAGGTTGTGAAACCCAGTAGAACTTCTTTGAGAACCCCTGTTGCTGTTCCTCCAATAGATCCACCTAGTAATAGACTACGAGATAATAG GTTTACAGCAGACCGAGGACATGTAGACTTGAAAGATACAGGAAATCGCGAAGCTTCTGCCCTTCGTGACGAG CTTGATATGCTTCAAGAAGAAAATGAGATTGTTATAGATAAG CTTCGCCGTGCAGAACAAAAACGTGAAGAAGCAGAAGCCAGGGCAAGGGAGCTAGAGAAGCAG GTTGCTTCACTTGGTGAAGGGGTATCTTTGGAAGCCAAGTTATTGAGCAG AAAGGAAGCAGCTTTACGACAAAGGGAG GCTGCTCTTAAAGCTGCAAAACAGACAAAAGATGGTAGAGAAGATGAAATTGCTGCCCTTCGTGCAGAAATCGAG AATGTAAAAGACGAGACTGCCAGTACTGTAGAACAGTTACGGGAAGCAGAATCTGAAGCAAAGGCTCTTCGCACAATGACCCAAAGAATGATATTGACTCATGAAGAGATG GAGGAGGTTGTCCTAAAGAGATGTTGGCTTTCTCGCTACTGGGGGCAAGCTTTGAAATACG GCATCTGTGCAGATATTGCTGTTTCTAAGCATGAACACTGGTCATCTTTTGCACCTCTTCCCTTTGAAGTTATTATATCTGCTGGACAGAAAGCCAAGGAAGAGTCCTGGGATG GTGGCAATGATTCAGAGAGGAGCAACCTTGTTCGTGATTTCAATGATTTATCTGGAGAAGGAAATATTGAAAGCATGCTTTCCGTTGAAATGGGGCTTAGGGAATTAGCTTCTTTGAAG GTTGAGGATGCTGTTGTGCTGGCACTGGCTCAACACCGACGTCCAAATTTGATTCGGCAGTCTTCTG ATTTAAAGTCGCCAAGTGATCCCAAATTCACAGAGGCTTATG AGTTGAGTCAAGAAGAGACGGAAGATGTTCTATTTAAAGAG GCTTGGCTTACATATTTTTGGAGAAGGGCTAAAGTTCATGGCGTGGAAGAGGATATTGCAGAAGACCGACTTCAGTTCTGGATAAGCCGTAGTGGGCAGTCACCAACATCACATGATGCTGTTGATG TTGAAAGAGGTCTGACAGAGTTGAGGAAGTTGAGCATAGAACAGCAACTATGGGAAGCATCTCGTAGGGAATTTGACCAGCAAGCTTTATCGAATGGCAACTCCAAAGTTCCTCTAGAGCCAGAAGACGCTTCATTATGA
- the LOC141717413 gene encoding coiled-coil domain-containing protein SCD2-like isoform X1 gives MDRMRNGSPAHSRQWSGGSGSTESLSPARSPAHPQSRLSPAAGMSSIKRTQNFAAKAAAQRLAQVMASQTTDDDEEEDDLGFRFAAPSFSSSNLKPGNGSSNGSSAAGFSLSKPNRAPSPALGRNFMDHAPSVRSTSTGRPASVRSAQVVKPSRTSLRTPVAVPPIDPPSNRLRDNRFTADRGHVDLKDTGNREASALRDELDMLQEENEIVIDKLRRAEQKREEAEARARELEKQVASLGEGVSLEAKLLSRKEAALRQREAALKAAKQTKDGREDEIAALRAEIENVKDETASTVEQLREAESEAKALRTMTQRMILTHEEMEEVVLKRCWLSRYWGQALKYGICADIAVSKHEHWSSFAPLPFEVIISAGQKAKEESWDGGNDSERSNLVRDFNDLSGEGNIESMLSVEMGLRELASLKVEDAVVLALAQHRRPNLIRQSSDLKSPSDPKFTEAYELSQEETEDVLFKEAWLTYFWRRAKVHGVEEDIAEDRLQFWISRSGQSPTSHDAVDVERGLTELRKLSIEQQLWEASRREFDQQALSNGNSKVPLEPEDASL, from the exons atggatcGGATGAGAAACGGGAGTCCAGCGCACTCACGGCAGTGGAGTGGAGGTTCAGGTAGCACCGAATCATTATCTCCGGCGAGATCGCCGGCGCATCCTCAATCCCGCCTCTCTCCGGCCGCCGGAATGTCTAGTATTAAGAGAACTCAGAATTTCGCAGCTAAAGCAGCTGCGCAACGATTAGCGCAGGTTATGGCTTCTCAAACGACGGATGATGATGAGGAAGAGGATGATCTAGGGTTTCGGTTCGCGGCTCCTTCGTTTTCTAGTAGTAATTTGAAGCCCGGTAATGGTTCTAGTAATGGTAGTAGTGCTGCTGGTTTTTCGCTTTCTAAGCCTAATCGAGCTCCCTCACCTGCG TTAGGTCGGAACTTTATGGATCATGCTCCTTCAGTTCGTTCAACTTCAACTGGAAGACCAGCATCTGTTCGATCAGCACAGGTTGTGAAACCCAGTAGAACTTCTTTGAGAACCCCTGTTGCTGTTCCTCCAATAGATCCACCTAGTAATAGACTACGAGATAATAG GTTTACAGCAGACCGAGGACATGTAGACTTGAAAGATACAGGAAATCGCGAAGCTTCTGCCCTTCGTGACGAG CTTGATATGCTTCAAGAAGAAAATGAGATTGTTATAGATAAG CTTCGCCGTGCAGAACAAAAACGTGAAGAAGCAGAAGCCAGGGCAAGGGAGCTAGAGAAGCAG GTTGCTTCACTTGGTGAAGGGGTATCTTTGGAAGCCAAGTTATTGAGCAG AAAGGAAGCAGCTTTACGACAAAGGGAG GCTGCTCTTAAAGCTGCAAAACAGACAAAAGATGGTAGAGAAGATGAAATTGCTGCCCTTCGTGCAGAAATCGAG AATGTAAAAGACGAGACTGCCAGTACTGTAGAACAGTTACGGGAAGCAGAATCTGAAGCAAAGGCTCTTCGCACAATGACCCAAAGAATGATATTGACTCATGAAGAGATG GAGGAGGTTGTCCTAAAGAGATGTTGGCTTTCTCGCTACTGGGGGCAAGCTTTGAAATACG GCATCTGTGCAGATATTGCTGTTTCTAAGCATGAACACTGGTCATCTTTTGCACCTCTTCCCTTTGAAGTTATTATATCTGCTGGACAGAAAGCCAAGGAAGAGTCCTGGGATG GTGGCAATGATTCAGAGAGGAGCAACCTTGTTCGTGATTTCAATGATTTATCTGGAGAAGGAAATATTGAAAGCATGCTTTCCGTTGAAATGGGGCTTAGGGAATTAGCTTCTTTGAAG GTTGAGGATGCTGTTGTGCTGGCACTGGCTCAACACCGACGTCCAAATTTGATTCGGCAGTCTTCTG ATTTAAAGTCGCCAAGTGATCCCAAATTCACAGAGGCTTATG AGTTGAGTCAAGAAGAGACGGAAGATGTTCTATTTAAAGAG GCTTGGCTTACATATTTTTGGAGAAGGGCTAAAGTTCATGGCGTGGAAGAGGATATTGCAGAAGACCGACTTCAGTTCTGGATAAGCCGTAGTGGGCAGTCACCAACATCACATGATGCTGTTGATG TTGAAAGAGGTCTGACAGAGTTGAGGAAGTTGAGCATAGAACAGCAACTATGGGAAGCATCTCGTAGGGAATTTGACCAGCAAGCTTTATCGAATGGCAACTCCAAAGTTCCTCTAGAGCCAGAAGACGCTTCATTATGA